One window from the genome of Saprospiraceae bacterium encodes:
- a CDS encoding NAD-dependent epimerase/dehydratase family protein, producing the protein MPKLLVTGSSGLIGSEVVRYFDQMGWELFGVDNNMRAEFFGPKGDTRWNQKQLEANCKHFKHIELDLRDRQKVLELIQQIQPDFIVHAAAQPSHDLAATRVFDDFDVNANASLNLLEACRRFCPEVVFVYMSTNKVYGDAPNALNLIEKESRFDFADPAYFQGIREDFTIDQSKHSLFGASKLAADILVQEYGRYFGLRSCVLRGGCLTGPNHSGVELHGFLSYLVQVNLTEKVYTIFGYKGKQVRDNIHAFDVARFIEQFFQNPRVAEVYNIGGGRQNACSILEAFEIVESISGKKMNYVYNEKNREGDHICYISDLSKMKMHYPYWDISKSLLTINEEIVLSWKNRLH; encoded by the coding sequence ATGCCCAAATTACTTGTTACAGGTTCCTCTGGTTTAATAGGCTCTGAAGTGGTCAGATACTTTGACCAAATGGGTTGGGAACTGTTTGGGGTGGATAACAACATGCGGGCTGAGTTTTTTGGTCCGAAAGGGGATACCCGCTGGAATCAAAAGCAATTGGAAGCCAATTGCAAACACTTCAAGCACATTGAATTGGATCTTAGGGATCGACAAAAAGTCCTGGAACTAATCCAACAAATTCAGCCGGATTTTATTGTACATGCGGCTGCTCAACCCAGCCATGACCTGGCAGCCACCCGGGTTTTTGACGATTTTGATGTCAATGCCAATGCAAGTCTAAATCTATTGGAAGCCTGTCGCCGGTTTTGTCCGGAGGTTGTATTTGTGTATATGTCAACCAACAAGGTGTATGGTGATGCACCCAATGCATTGAATTTGATAGAAAAAGAAAGCCGATTTGATTTTGCCGATCCAGCGTATTTTCAAGGGATTCGCGAAGATTTTACCATCGATCAATCCAAACATTCATTATTTGGAGCTTCCAAATTGGCAGCAGATATTCTTGTGCAGGAATACGGCCGTTATTTTGGATTGCGATCCTGCGTGTTGCGTGGCGGATGTTTGACGGGTCCCAATCACAGCGGTGTTGAACTGCATGGCTTTTTAAGTTATCTCGTTCAGGTCAACTTGACAGAAAAAGTATACACGATATTTGGATATAAAGGCAAGCAAGTGCGAGATAACATTCATGCATTTGATGTCGCACGCTTCATCGAACAATTTTTTCAAAATCCACGGGTAGCAGAAGTTTATAATATTGGAGGAGGCAGACAAAATGCTTGTTCAATTTTAGAAGCATTTGAAATCGTTGAATCTATTTCTGGCAAGAAAATGAACTATGTTTATAATGAAAAAAATCGCGAAGGTGATCACATTTGTTACATTTCAGATTTAAGTAAAATGAAAATGCATTATCCATACTGGGATATCAGTAAATCCCTTTTAACTATCAATGAAGAAATTGTATTATCCTGGAAAAACAGGTTGCATTGA
- a CDS encoding GIY-YIG nuclease family protein: MSNTVYNLYSLTLSCYYIGCTTQDVNERLRKHLSNHRGFKSRAKDWKIVYSEKYESISEALIRERELKAWKSKFKIETLIKTNGKSG, encoded by the coding sequence ATGAGTAACACCGTTTATAATCTCTATTCTCTTACTTTGAGTTGTTACTATATTGGTTGCACCACTCAAGATGTAAATGAGCGTCTAAGAAAACACTTATCCAATCATAGAGGCTTTAAAAGCAGGGCAAAGGATTGGAAAATTGTGTATAGTGAAAAATATGAATCAATTTCTGAGGCGCTAATTCGCGAACGCGAATTAAAAGCCTGGAAAAGTAAATTCAAAATTGAGACACTTATAAAAACAAATGGCAAGTCCGGTTAG
- a CDS encoding TCR/Tet family MFS transporter produces the protein MATEQKSLNKALGFIFLTVLIDVTGLGIVIPVLPQLIQELSGYPLSDASRIAGYMGSSFSLMLFLFAPIMGGLSDRFGRRPVLLFSLFGFGLDYLLQGFAPSITWLFIGRIIAGITGSSFSAAGSFIADVSPPEKRAQNFGLIGAAFGLGFIIGPAIGALLGNYGLRVPFFGSAVLALLNMLFGIFVLPESLKPENRRAFDWKRANPLGTMRVLFSYPIVKGFLLSLFLVYVAHYALQSTWSFYTIEKFKWDAKMIGISLSIVGLMAAIVQGGLSRIIIPKLGNKHSILFAMIVAMFGYLAFAFAPTGWAMFAITVPFSFSGLSGPAMQGLISNQVPQNAQGELQGGMMGLMSFTAIIGPLLMTNLFGYFTNTSHAIYFPGASFLMASILVLAGIIFIVKPLSRIHT, from the coding sequence ATGGCTACAGAACAAAAATCCCTTAATAAGGCTCTTGGTTTTATTTTTCTTACTGTTCTAATTGATGTCACCGGATTAGGGATTGTGATCCCTGTTTTGCCTCAGTTAATTCAAGAGCTTTCCGGATACCCTTTGAGTGATGCCAGTCGAATTGCCGGTTATATGGGTTCTTCGTTTTCCTTGATGCTGTTTTTATTTGCTCCCATTATGGGTGGCTTAAGTGATCGGTTTGGACGAAGACCGGTTTTGTTGTTTTCTTTATTTGGTTTTGGACTGGACTATTTACTCCAAGGATTTGCCCCAAGCATTACCTGGTTGTTTATTGGTCGAATCATAGCTGGGATTACAGGTTCTTCTTTTTCGGCTGCCGGCTCCTTCATTGCAGATGTAAGTCCACCAGAAAAGCGTGCTCAAAATTTTGGATTAATCGGTGCAGCCTTTGGTCTGGGTTTTATCATTGGCCCTGCTATTGGTGCCCTATTAGGAAATTATGGGCTTCGTGTTCCATTTTTTGGTTCTGCTGTTTTGGCTTTATTAAATATGCTGTTTGGAATTTTCGTTTTGCCAGAATCTTTAAAACCTGAAAACCGGAGAGCCTTTGATTGGAAGCGTGCCAATCCACTCGGCACGATGCGTGTTTTGTTTAGTTATCCTATTGTAAAAGGCTTTTTGTTGAGTTTGTTTTTAGTTTATGTTGCCCATTATGCTCTTCAAAGTACCTGGTCATTTTATACCATTGAAAAATTTAAATGGGATGCAAAAATGATAGGCATTTCATTATCAATTGTGGGTTTAATGGCAGCTATCGTGCAAGGAGGCTTAAGCAGAATCATTATTCCGAAATTAGGGAATAAGCATTCCATCTTATTTGCAATGATTGTAGCTATGTTTGGTTATTTAGCCTTTGCGTTTGCTCCAACAGGATGGGCCATGTTTGCAATTACAGTTCCGTTTTCTTTTAGTGGATTGTCCGGTCCTGCAATGCAGGGATTGATCTCCAATCAGGTTCCCCAAAATGCTCAAGGAGAATTGCAAGGCGGAATGATGGGTCTGATGAGTTTTACTGCGATTATCGGCCCATTGCTCATGACAAATTTATTTGGGTATTTTACAAATACCAGCCATGCGATTTATTTTCCGGGAGCTTCTTTTTTAATGGCAAGCATTCTTGTGCTTGCAGGAATTATTTTTATTGTTAAACCTTTATCACGCATTCATACCTAA